Proteins encoded within one genomic window of Trichoderma asperellum chromosome 2, complete sequence:
- a CDS encoding uncharacterized protein (EggNog:ENOG41~SECRETED:SignalP(1-26)): protein MLLLFISPATLVAVAFVLSLLTPVIAQTTTLPPTSECFESVTFSGCDTLSSKINECSNLPSSSTSSDYAACFCTQEVFNAITDCESETRMCARSPNNDHYYDDIRTQWLNVCGSKINFPLTTPVLSNYAYGTFSDLSCCRYLNALYLPTLWIWAPYIGSNDYKPNRFTVNADNYNNVWSSILFCFCHYHLISSTNNCFNLDNTNNYSNYFNNNNFFIYFINFYFQRSCY, encoded by the exons ATGTTACTTCTCTTCATATCTCCTGCGACTCTCGTCGCTGTAGCTTTTGTTCTCTCGTTATTAACGCCTGTCATAGCTCAAACTACTACTCTTCCTCCTACCTCAGAATGCTTTGAGTCTGTGACGTTTTCTGGCTGCGATACTCTATCTTCAAAGATCAACGAATGCAGCAACCTTCCATCGTCATCCACCTCTTCAGATTATGCAGCTTGTTTCTGCACCCAGGAAGTGTTCAATGCCATCACTGA TTGCGAAAGTGAAACTCGCATGTGTGCACGAAGCCCCAACAACGACCACTATTACGATGACATTCGAACGCAATGGCTCAATGTCTGTGGCTCTAAGATTAATTTTCCTCTCACCACCCCTGTTCTCTCGAACTATGCCTACGGTACATTTAGCGATCTTAGCTGC TGTCGTTACCTCAACGCTCTTTATTTACCAACATTGTGGATTTGGGCGCCCTACATTGGCTCCAACGACTATAAGCCCAACAGATTCACAGTCAACGCAG ACAATTATAACAACGTCTGGAGCAgcattctcttctgcttctgtcACTATCACCTCATCTCCTCCACCAATAATTGCTTCAACCTTGATAACACCAACAACTACAGCAATTAtttcaacaacaacaacttctTTATCTATTTCATCAACTTCTACTTCCAAAGGAGCTGCTATTAG
- a CDS encoding uncharacterized protein (EggNog:ENOG41~TransMembrane:4 (i30-53o87-113i154-172o486-509i)), with translation MFNHKKGSQAIWHFLFPPKNRDKGWLSWKLIPSVILLLTALEVGLMVTIGVLLSLSQNNNGFVTVQIPNPNSVSSNFFKRSHWTESYLWTSLPTFVITLYNLCWTSIFAEFAIRQPFIEMAETEGSPGKKTVLLDYRSYFSFVSWIYAFKNKHIVLGFTILVSMLGLFLPSLTSNLFKVAAVSQATAANMSITAFFNETAVDSKTNYQTVFNIVSAARVYNASFPPWTTEEYAFPTFVPITDGGFPSSGNSSIELTAYSASLDCQQMTTYNKVITNENVYIFNTTDRGCPINVHVPVAAGATVYMKTGYIGNCKSTAGLRRHVFVSALLTNSSSSETQGLTDISFISCTMNYYKIPGTLLVSTTATNETTPSIISFKPSAKPQIWLPSFWGSLEFMIHQIDQFDPTGTYASDNLGLLILAYSEHLVGFSNRLDTNALIRATQDVYKSIFSVTGSIYLLQPLQHPSNPVLGQIYTFSNRLFVTKSTAGLMEAILSVLTAWTLFVVLYSFTKTSILREEPKGLLGMAEVVYGGSLSSIAGEYRANELEKTFEQYVKDQGYKERFFKVSLDRNGRPNINLK, from the coding sequence ATGTTCAACCACAAGAAGGGATCTCAAGCCATTTGGCATTTTCTATTCCCTCCCAAAAATCGCGACAAAGGCTGGCTATCATGGAAACTAATTCCTTCAGTAATTTTACTACTTACAGCCCTCGAAGTCGGGTTGATGGTGACGATCGGagtcctcctctctctctctcaaaacAACAATGGATTCGTGACCGTCCAGATTCCTAACCCCAACTCTGTCTCGAGTAACTTTTTCAAACGCTCCCATTGGACTGAATCCTACTTATGGACTTCCTTGCCCACCTTTGTTATCACGCTTTATAATCTGTGTTGGACATCCATATTCGCTGAGTTTGCTATCAGACAGCCCTTTATTGAAATGGCAGAGACGGAAGGATCACCCGGCAAAAAAACCGTTCTGTTGGATTACCGGAGTTATTTCTCGTTTGTATCGTGGATCTATGCATTCAAAAATAAGCACATCGTGCTTGGATTCACAATTCTGGTTTCGATGCTTGGTCTCTTCCTCCCTTCCCTAACGAGTAATCTTTTCAAGGTGGCGGCTGTCTCACAGGCCACGGCGGCAAATATGTCGATCACGGCATTTTTTAACGAGACTGCCGTTGACTCCAAGACCAACTATCAGACCGTTTTCAATATTGTCTCAGCAGCTCGTGTCTACAATGCAAGTTTCCCCCCCTGGACAACCGAGGAGTATGCCTTCCCCACGTTTGTACCGATTACGGATGGCGGATTCCCAAGCTCCGGGAATAGCAGTATAGAGCTCACAGCCTACTCTGCGAGTCTAGATTGCCAGCAAATGACTACATATAATAAGGTTATCACTAATGAGAACGTCTATATCTTCAACACAACGGACCGCGGATGTCCAATCAACGTCCACGTACCCGTCGCCGCGGGCGCCACCGTATACATGAAGACCGGCTACATTGGCAACTGCAAAAGCACCGCAGGCCTTCGTCGCCATGTCTTTGTGTCAGCTCTTTTAACAAACTCTTCCTCATCCGAGACACAAGGATTAACggatattagttttatttcaTGCACAATgaactactataaaattcCTGGAACTCTTTTGGTCAGCACAACTGCGACAAACGAGACGACACCATCCATCATATCATTTAAACCCAGCGCGAAACCCCAAATCTGGCTTCCGAGCTTCTGGGGCAGTCTAGAATTCATGATCCATCAGATAGACCAATTCGATCCGACGGGGACCTATGCCTCTGATAACCTGGGTCTGCTAATCCTCGCTTACTCGGAACATCTGGTCGGCTTCTCCAATCGTCTGGACACCAACGCATTAATACGCGCTACCCAGGATGTGTACAAATCTATCTTCTCTGTAACTGGGTCGATCTACCTCTTGCAGCCATTGCAACATCCCAGTAATCCTGTTCTGGGCCAGATCTATACGTTTAGCAACCGCCTTTTCGTTACGAAAAGCACAGCGGGATTGATGGAAGCTATACTGTCCGTTCTGACTGCTTGGACGCTCTTCGTTGTGTTATACTCCTTTACAAAAACCTCTATTCTTAGGGAAGAGCCCAAGGGCCTTCTCGGTATGGCAGAGGTTGTGTATGGCGGTAGCCTGTCGTCGATTGCTGGCGAATACCGTGCGAATGAATTAGAGAAAACTTTTGAACAGTATGTTAAGGATCAAGGGtataaagaaagattttttaaagtatcgCTTGACCGAAATGGGAGGCCGAATATTAATTTGAAGTAg